The following are encoded together in the Bacteroidota bacterium genome:
- a CDS encoding DUF3592 domain-containing protein: MDNPQKTPLTPAQLRRQKITGYVIIGIGLALFGFGVIFVQEARESVSWPIVEGTVQNVSVKRYIDNQKRRRTNVQGTTQYYYAINYRYTIDGTSHSGSQFSLGEGDRASKLYGDMPETRAAGAAAYPSGSKISIHVNPDNPARAVLSTGANWGTYVPGIIGLLMLGLGAVLVRKTEAHPVVVEAD; the protein is encoded by the coding sequence ATGGATAACCCCCAAAAGACGCCCCTGACCCCGGCACAGCTTCGCCGGCAGAAAATAACCGGCTATGTCATCATCGGCATTGGCCTCGCCCTCTTTGGCTTTGGCGTCATCTTTGTCCAGGAAGCCCGGGAAAGCGTTAGCTGGCCCATTGTGGAGGGCACTGTGCAAAACGTGTCGGTCAAACGGTACATTGACAACCAAAAGCGCAGGCGCACAAACGTTCAGGGGACCACCCAATATTACTACGCAATCAACTACCGGTACACCATCGACGGTACGTCGCACAGCGGATCCCAGTTTTCGCTAGGTGAAGGCGACCGCGCGAGCAAGCTCTACGGCGATATGCCCGAGACCCGTGCCGCTGGCGCAGCAGCCTATCCGTCAGGGAGCAAAATCTCCATTCACGTTAACCCTGACAATCCAGCGCGAGCTGTACTTTCAACAGGCGCCAATTGGGGCACGTATGTACCCGGCATTATCGGGTTGCTTATGCTGGGGCTTGGCGCCGTGTTGGTACGCAAGACAGAGGCACACCCCGTGGTAGTTGAAGCGGACTGA